Proteins encoded by one window of Azospirillum thiophilum:
- a CDS encoding flagellin, translating to MLYNALSTLGMSRKLQGTMARQQMDLVRANEEMATLVHADVAATLGASTGRDVALRNLFDRTEEYIKTTDLLDGRMDMMDSAMTSILASGNDLLAAASTGLGQQSPTGTSLQIRARGVLDQVVSLLNASAGNVYLFAGTALDQPPMRNVDGDDSGPPAPMQIVRDAIQAASGGNPAPTTAAETAAVVTALDALFAVYDPPGSAPPNSFEGGLYTGTTAYQAGGGASPRVSGRPADSATIAYGVQANDPMMRELLEGIYMLAAVDTSAMSVDAYPDYIKTAVDKLSGGLGTLREATAQLGIQRAQVATVAEQHRTQKSILNLQIDNLEGVDPYEASTRISQLEAQLDATASATARIAKLRLSNYL from the coding sequence ATGCTGTACAACGCCCTGTCCACCCTGGGCATGAGCCGCAAGCTGCAAGGCACCATGGCCCGGCAGCAGATGGATCTGGTCCGCGCCAACGAGGAGATGGCGACGCTGGTCCATGCCGACGTCGCCGCCACCCTCGGCGCCTCCACCGGCCGCGACGTCGCGCTGCGCAACCTGTTCGACCGCACCGAGGAATACATCAAGACCACCGACCTGCTCGACGGGCGGATGGACATGATGGACAGCGCGATGACCAGCATCCTGGCGTCGGGCAACGACCTGCTGGCCGCCGCCTCGACCGGGCTGGGGCAGCAGTCGCCGACCGGGACCTCGCTGCAGATCCGGGCGCGCGGCGTGCTGGATCAGGTGGTCAGCCTGCTCAACGCCTCGGCGGGCAACGTCTATCTGTTCGCCGGCACCGCGCTGGACCAGCCGCCGATGCGCAACGTCGACGGCGACGATTCCGGCCCGCCGGCCCCGATGCAGATCGTCCGCGACGCGATCCAGGCAGCCAGCGGCGGCAACCCGGCCCCGACCACGGCGGCGGAGACCGCGGCGGTCGTCACCGCGCTGGACGCCCTGTTCGCGGTCTATGACCCGCCGGGCTCCGCCCCGCCGAACAGCTTCGAGGGCGGCCTCTACACCGGCACCACCGCCTATCAGGCCGGCGGCGGTGCTTCGCCGCGGGTCAGCGGCCGGCCGGCCGACTCCGCCACCATCGCCTACGGCGTCCAGGCCAACGACCCGATGATGCGCGAGCTGCTGGAGGGCATCTACATGCTGGCGGCGGTCGACACCTCCGCCATGTCGGTGGACGCCTATCCCGACTACATCAAGACCGCGGTCGACAAACTGTCGGGCGGGCTTGGCACCCTGCGCGAGGCGACGGCGCAGCTCGGCATCCAGCGCGCCCAGGTCGCCACCGTCGCCGAACAGCACCGGACGCAGAAATCGATCCTGAACCTGCAGATCGACAATCTCGAAGGCGTCGATCCCTACGAGGCGAGCACGCGCATCAGCCAGCTGGAGGCGCAGCTCGACGCCACCGCCAGCGCCACCGCGCGGATCGCCAAGCTGCGCCTGTCGAACTACCTGTAG
- a CDS encoding flagellar basal body P-ring protein FlgI: MHRASPSARFSPVRRPIQAVAACLLAFALCWGWTAAAAAQTRVKDLVTFDGVRRNQLVGYGLVVGLNGTGDRLINTPFTEQSLKGMMERLGINTRGETLRTRNAAAVMVTTSLPPFPRQGTTVDVTVSALGDATSLLGGTLVVTPLLGADGEAYAVAQGPLSVSGFSAGGAAATVTKGVPTTARIANGATVERELKFALNDIGAVRMALRNPDFTTAIRIADAVNGRLGAGNARVVDLTTVDVRITGGYVGNVSRLIGEIEQLAVRPDGVARVVVDERSGTIVIGDDVRVSRVAITQGNLTVRVVEAPQVSQPQPFSNGSTVVVPRTDVQVQEGNGRQFVTVGGNVSLQQLVNGLNALGVGPRDMVAILQAIKAAGALHADLEII, translated from the coding sequence ATGCATCGCGCCTCCCCCTCCGCCCGGTTCAGCCCGGTCCGCCGCCCGATCCAAGCCGTCGCCGCCTGCCTGCTGGCGTTCGCGCTGTGCTGGGGCTGGACGGCCGCGGCGGCGGCGCAGACGCGGGTGAAGGATCTCGTCACCTTCGACGGGGTGCGCCGCAACCAGCTGGTCGGCTACGGTCTGGTGGTCGGGTTGAACGGCACCGGCGACCGGCTGATCAACACCCCCTTCACCGAACAGAGCCTGAAGGGGATGATGGAGCGGCTGGGCATCAACACCCGCGGCGAGACCTTGCGCACCCGCAACGCCGCGGCGGTGATGGTCACCACCAGCCTGCCCCCCTTCCCGCGCCAGGGCACCACCGTCGACGTCACCGTCTCGGCGCTGGGCGACGCCACCAGCCTGCTCGGCGGCACGCTGGTGGTCACGCCGCTGCTGGGCGCCGACGGCGAGGCCTATGCGGTCGCCCAGGGGCCGCTGTCGGTCAGCGGCTTTTCCGCCGGTGGCGCCGCGGCGACGGTGACCAAGGGGGTGCCGACCACCGCCCGCATCGCCAACGGCGCCACGGTGGAACGCGAGCTGAAATTCGCGCTGAACGACATCGGCGCGGTGCGGATGGCGCTGCGCAATCCCGACTTCACCACGGCGATCCGCATCGCCGACGCGGTGAACGGCCGGCTCGGCGCCGGCAACGCGCGGGTGGTGGATCTGACCACGGTCGACGTGCGGATCACCGGCGGCTATGTCGGCAATGTCTCCCGCCTGATCGGCGAGATCGAACAGCTGGCGGTGCGGCCCGACGGCGTCGCCCGCGTGGTGGTGGACGAGCGCAGCGGCACCATCGTCATCGGCGACGACGTGCGGGTCAGCCGCGTCGCCATCACCCAGGGCAACCTGACCGTCCGCGTGGTCGAGGCGCCGCAGGTGTCGCAGCCGCAGCCCTTCAGCAACGGCTCGACCGTCGTGGTGCCGCGCACCGACGTCCAGGTACAGGAGGGCAACGGCCGCCAGTTCGTCACCGTCGGCGGCAATGTCAGCCTCCAGCAACTGGTCAACGGGCTGAACGCGCTTGGGGTGGGGCCGCGCGACATGGTGGCGATCCTCCAGGCCATCAAGGCGGCCGGCGCCCTGCATGCCGACCTGGAAATCATCTGA
- a CDS encoding rod-binding protein, with the protein MDLAAPTLRSTPQTAAAPALPDPAAADKVAKEFEAMIVGQLMESMFAGMRESPLFGGGGPAEKPWRSMMLQEYGKAIAESGGLGIGRMTHDEIARLYAAQGAAQTERTS; encoded by the coding sequence ATGGACCTCGCAGCCCCCACCCTCCGTTCCACGCCGCAGACCGCGGCGGCCCCCGCCCTGCCCGATCCGGCCGCCGCCGACAAGGTCGCGAAGGAGTTCGAGGCGATGATCGTCGGCCAGCTGATGGAGAGCATGTTCGCGGGCATGCGCGAAAGCCCGCTGTTCGGCGGCGGCGGCCCGGCGGAAAAGCCGTGGCGCAGCATGATGCTGCAGGAATACGGCAAGGCCATCGCCGAGTCCGGCGGGCTCGGCATCGGCCGGATGACGCATGACGAGATCGCCCGCCTCTATGCCGCCCAGGGGGCAGCCCAAACGGAGCGCACATCATGA